The following are encoded in a window of Risungbinella massiliensis genomic DNA:
- a CDS encoding YkvI family membrane protein, producing MKKVWLACRIGFTYAGTIVGAGFASGQEILQFFTLFGSFGFWGILLSTFLFAWLGQRILQFGARTKASTYEELNRYLFGERIGRLINLAVGIMLFGATTAMMSGVGSLSSEHLGISFHLGVLLTTFLAFFVLIRGIEGIISVNSVVVPLMFGFILMIGFYAWLNGEWTVIMQKDVIQTGGSWITSAILYVAFNLVMAQAVLVPLGSAVEKEEICKLGAWIGAGLLGIMLLAGDYALQVNLEQVINKEIPMAYLVYPFGFWIKAAFLLLMWSEIFTTLISNVFGLTAKLQEISTIRPVHWMMIIFILGYAFSLIGFPTLVKVLYPAFGYCGLLLVGMMLFRNIPTK from the coding sequence ATGAAAAAGGTCTGGCTCGCCTGTCGGATCGGGTTTACATATGCAGGGACTATTGTAGGAGCGGGATTTGCTTCTGGACAGGAAATTCTTCAGTTTTTTACGTTATTTGGTTCATTTGGTTTTTGGGGGATTCTCCTTAGTACGTTTCTGTTTGCATGGCTTGGTCAACGCATATTGCAGTTTGGAGCGCGAACCAAAGCAAGCACTTATGAGGAACTAAACCGATATCTATTTGGAGAGAGAATTGGACGGCTGATCAATTTAGCTGTGGGAATTATGTTGTTTGGAGCCACCACTGCGATGATGTCAGGAGTTGGATCTCTATCTTCTGAACATCTGGGGATTTCTTTTCACTTAGGAGTCTTACTCACAACATTTCTTGCCTTCTTTGTGCTGATCCGTGGTATTGAAGGTATTATCTCCGTTAATTCCGTTGTAGTACCTCTTATGTTTGGCTTTATTCTGATGATTGGTTTTTATGCATGGCTGAATGGAGAATGGACGGTCATTATGCAAAAGGATGTGATCCAAACAGGGGGCTCGTGGATCACTTCAGCCATTTTATATGTAGCGTTTAATCTGGTAATGGCACAAGCCGTTCTTGTACCACTGGGAAGTGCGGTGGAGAAGGAAGAAATCTGCAAGTTAGGGGCCTGGATTGGTGCTGGTTTGTTAGGGATTATGTTACTTGCTGGAGACTATGCGTTACAAGTGAACTTAGAGCAAGTGATCAATAAAGAGATTCCTATGGCCTATCTTGTGTATCCATTTGGTTTTTGGATCAAGGCAGCTTTTCTCCTTTTAATGTGGTCTGAGATCTTTACTACCTTGATCAGTAATGTATTTGGACTGACTGCCAAGTTACAAGAGATCTCTACTATTCGCCCAGTCCATTGGATGATGATTATCTTTATTCTTGGCTATGCTTTTTCTCTAATTGGGTTCCCTACTTTGGTAAAAGTACTTTACCCTGCTTTTGGATACTGTGGTCTGTTATTGGTTGGGATGATGTTATTCCGTAATATTCCTACCAAATGA
- a CDS encoding transglycosylase domain-containing protein produces MNDRFRGNGSGGNGSQSNGDKATFTPRTRSQRVGPSGNRSSRVSRSGTPTSPWKRFFNKKWFTVVGITILLLILGGCSALYAAISSDQIDIDKIDQIDFSSTVYGADKKEVTKMGALREKITYEELSKYNKDLILAVVKTEDERFYEHNGIDFYGLGRALVKDVMCLCFKEGGSTITMQVAGNILQEDRSQTISRKLADFAGAWALESKKTKEDIIMAYLNYIPYGNNVQGVRLASKIYFGKDPATTKLEPQEIAMLVGIPNGPSIFNPYTGKTERAKKRRDWVLQKMSETAQDLPQIITEAEAKKLMETPLGADKKFLTQYKPDRSKYSAYIDAMKAEAKTYYELSAEDLENGGYKIYTGMDQKAQDAMLETINENNKLLGDKDRLMDAAATMLDAKTGLVKAISSGKQYKTGFLQYGTYPIQPGSTIKPLAVYSPIMEKDPKNFHPNTIYNDKNDKSTYSYNPNNYNKKEAGQVLLREALGRSLNLTPAHILEKNIGIKYSAEKVRELGIKLEKNDENLSPLSLGGFTKGISTKDMVQAYSVYPNMGKVKKAHFIMEIRDKAGNKVEPKVDYKMDKDGFQIDEETEKAKQVFKPQTAWWSIEMMRDVFKKDYGTGKKFDISGLDLAGKTGTTQESAEGWMVGYTSDTVLAVAVFNTRENGKSGDFEIGDEKGKIWREIMVESGIKSKDMQKPSGVQDPPAAFKINDLNLQLKQEGENVVATWNKQDPTRVQFTLERSTSKSGPWESVPTSGNKAVDPFPYQNLANDSGNIIDNLFGNGNGNAKKTYYYKLTAKDTQATTDPNDPTDNGSMSKEVIASIEVKLNSNGDEDNQKNPDCSKEENKDHPQCKDDGNGGGDEKKYSRADCTKLVITAGISGDQRRTCEKDPNKFFEENPQYKEYVYDTNQQSTLPATRRNLIA; encoded by the coding sequence ATGAATGATCGATTCAGAGGAAATGGGAGTGGTGGGAATGGTAGCCAATCCAATGGTGATAAAGCTACCTTCACACCACGAACTCGTAGTCAACGAGTAGGCCCATCTGGTAACCGTTCAAGTAGAGTTTCTCGATCAGGTACTCCGACTAGCCCTTGGAAACGATTTTTTAATAAAAAATGGTTTACAGTAGTCGGGATTACGATTCTGTTACTAATTTTAGGTGGGTGTAGTGCTCTATATGCTGCAATCTCATCAGATCAAATTGATATAGATAAAATTGATCAGATTGACTTCTCTTCTACGGTATATGGAGCGGACAAAAAAGAAGTTACCAAAATGGGTGCACTACGTGAAAAAATAACATACGAAGAATTATCAAAATACAATAAAGACCTGATATTGGCCGTTGTGAAAACAGAAGATGAGCGTTTCTATGAACATAATGGGATTGACTTCTATGGTCTGGGTCGGGCTCTAGTGAAAGACGTTATGTGTCTTTGTTTTAAAGAGGGTGGTAGTACCATTACCATGCAGGTTGCGGGTAATATCTTGCAAGAGGATCGTAGTCAAACGATTTCACGGAAATTAGCCGACTTTGCTGGAGCATGGGCGTTAGAAAGTAAAAAAACTAAAGAAGATATCATCATGGCTTATTTGAATTATATCCCTTATGGAAACAACGTACAGGGAGTTCGATTAGCCTCTAAAATTTATTTTGGGAAAGATCCTGCTACGACGAAATTAGAGCCACAAGAAATTGCGATGTTAGTCGGAATTCCAAACGGACCAAGTATCTTTAACCCTTACACAGGTAAAACTGAAAGGGCAAAAAAACGTCGTGATTGGGTTCTGCAGAAAATGTCAGAGACTGCTCAAGATTTACCGCAGATTATTACAGAAGCAGAAGCGAAGAAATTAATGGAAACACCTTTGGGTGCAGATAAAAAGTTTTTAACTCAATATAAACCAGATAGATCCAAATACAGTGCCTATATTGATGCAATGAAGGCAGAAGCGAAGACATACTATGAATTGTCTGCTGAGGATTTGGAAAATGGTGGGTACAAGATCTATACAGGGATGGACCAGAAAGCGCAAGATGCAATGTTGGAAACAATTAATGAAAACAACAAACTTCTTGGGGATAAAGATCGATTAATGGATGCTGCTGCGACGATGTTAGATGCCAAGACTGGTTTAGTGAAAGCAATTAGTAGTGGAAAACAATACAAAACTGGATTCTTACAGTATGGAACGTATCCAATTCAGCCGGGGTCTACTATTAAACCGCTAGCAGTTTATAGCCCGATTATGGAAAAGGATCCTAAAAACTTTCATCCGAATACCATTTATAATGATAAAAATGATAAATCTACTTATTCCTACAATCCGAATAACTACAATAAAAAAGAAGCTGGGCAAGTACTTCTCAGAGAGGCTTTGGGAAGATCGTTGAACTTGACACCAGCACATATTTTAGAGAAAAACATCGGAATAAAATACTCCGCTGAAAAAGTTCGAGAACTTGGGATCAAGTTAGAAAAGAACGATGAGAACTTATCTCCTCTATCTCTAGGTGGTTTCACAAAAGGGATTTCCACCAAAGATATGGTGCAAGCTTACTCTGTCTACCCGAATATGGGCAAAGTGAAAAAAGCTCATTTCATCATGGAAATCCGCGATAAAGCGGGTAACAAAGTCGAACCAAAAGTAGACTACAAGATGGATAAAGACGGTTTCCAGATTGATGAAGAGACAGAAAAAGCAAAACAAGTTTTTAAACCGCAAACAGCTTGGTGGTCTATTGAGATGATGCGAGATGTTTTCAAAAAGGACTACGGTACAGGTAAAAAATTTGATATATCAGGATTAGATCTAGCTGGGAAAACTGGTACCACACAGGAGTCCGCAGAAGGTTGGATGGTCGGATATACCTCTGATACTGTGTTGGCGGTCGCCGTATTTAATACCCGTGAAAATGGAAAAAGCGGGGACTTTGAAATAGGTGACGAAAAAGGTAAAATTTGGCGAGAGATTATGGTGGAATCCGGGATTAAGAGTAAAGACATGCAAAAACCAAGTGGTGTACAAGATCCACCAGCAGCTTTCAAAATAAACGACCTGAACCTTCAATTGAAACAAGAAGGGGAAAACGTAGTCGCTACTTGGAACAAACAAGATCCTACTCGGGTTCAATTTACACTAGAGCGTTCTACATCGAAAAGTGGTCCATGGGAGTCAGTTCCAACTAGTGGAAATAAAGCTGTAGACCCATTCCCATATCAGAATCTGGCCAACGACAGTGGAAATATCATCGACAATCTGTTTGGTAATGGGAATGGCAATGCCAAAAAGACTTATTACTACAAACTGACTGCGAAAGATACGCAAGCTACCACGGATCCAAATGACCCAACCGATAATGGTAGTATGTCAAAAGAGGTAATTGCGTCAATCGAGGTTAAGCTCAACTCGAATGGTGATGAAGATAATCAAAAAAATCCTGACTGCTCCAAAGAAGAGAACAAAGATCATCCACAATGTAAGGATGACGGCAATGGCGGTGGGGATGAAAAAAAATACTCGAGAGCTGATTGTACTAAGCTTGTGATTACTGCTGGAATTAGTGGAGATCAAAGGAGAACGTGTGAGAAAGACCCAAACAAGTTTTTTGAAGAGAATCCACAGTACAAAGAATACGTTTATGATACCAATCAACAGTCAACTTTACCGGCTACTCGGCGTAATCTAATTGCATAA
- a CDS encoding SDR family oxidoreductase → MEQRVAWVVGGVTGLGVPVIKMLAQEGYSIVSNYRKSDQAARELEHELSLQGVESLFLRGDVSRYEEVQQMIVQVMEHFGRVDVLVCTAGPFTFRPVATIDHSYDHWRQMLDGNLSSVFWLTSELIPGMRERAWGRVITFGFRQVEQVPASVGFGPYAAAKTGLVSLTRTLAEEEAKHGITVNMICPGDIRHPFKEGTIREAKQAREKNSVRPGSGEDIARVVQFLVHPNSDYLSGMIIPVTGGFSPVYFPVE, encoded by the coding sequence ATGGAGCAACGCGTAGCTTGGGTAGTAGGTGGAGTAACAGGACTGGGTGTTCCCGTGATCAAGATGCTTGCCCAAGAGGGATATAGTATTGTTTCCAATTATCGCAAGAGCGACCAAGCTGCCCGAGAGCTAGAGCATGAGCTTTCTTTGCAGGGAGTAGAATCGCTCTTTTTACGTGGAGATGTAAGTCGTTATGAAGAAGTACAGCAGATGATCGTCCAAGTGATGGAGCACTTTGGACGAGTCGATGTATTGGTCTGTACAGCGGGTCCCTTTACCTTTCGTCCAGTAGCGACCATTGACCATTCCTATGATCATTGGCGTCAGATGCTCGATGGCAATCTCTCTAGTGTTTTTTGGCTAACTAGTGAATTAATACCTGGTATGCGCGAGCGGGCTTGGGGAAGAGTGATTACCTTTGGCTTTCGTCAAGTCGAGCAAGTACCAGCAAGTGTTGGATTTGGTCCGTATGCAGCAGCAAAGACAGGGCTTGTCTCTCTCACTCGTACATTGGCAGAAGAAGAGGCGAAACATGGGATCACAGTCAATATGATCTGTCCAGGAGACATCCGCCATCCATTCAAAGAAGGAACCATTCGCGAAGCAAAACAAGCAAGGGAGAAAAACAGTGTCCGGCCGGGATCGGGGGAGGATATTGCTCGTGTTGTACAATTTCTCGTCCATCCCAATTCTGACTATCTCTCTGGGATGATTATTCCAGTAACAGGTGGTTTCAGTCCTGTCTATTTTCCAGTAGAATAG
- a CDS encoding transglutaminase domain-containing protein, which yields MKMDPKWLLISFLTMSFATFYTEELPAFNHEVSQQNIYLFPYAKKIGTSIQYTQAVNQVQIEMELSRYPKKEGIIWIKVSQQDRDESIQRFFTVQGGRFSQAIDLPFGEGLYEIEVFASNSTTSYYPLAKWTISHSGKRGLPIQTGLTAIREGLSWEVPTMNQMNESTFPIKIKVANPTLSSILLQVQKGSQIAKRLLYLKGGSLELEVPYLFGAGTYQIQLLAPTEADSTRYEEMIRFSPQTTADFVANPIQFYQPAEEIGLDILQPTVGGEEIGEKFLVDAVMHRPVDLQATPFLVLEVSKGKDRSYSYLPIREKKVSEQAILRFGEGKYTIRLLKPDLLMTPTNQLHLLPLAEWIIESKQNPDKRDLLPQQGIESDHAEIIKLATMITKHAKSSREKAYRIYEYVATHIAYDMQKASAPIFDWRSSAIQTLQDQKATCQGYTYLAVALLRASQISARVVEGTVVGVPHAWGEVWLDGKWVPFDATWGAGYLTQSGIFHADYKKEYFDPSETSFRDHQRLRVVY from the coding sequence ATGAAGATGGACCCAAAATGGCTCCTCATTTCTTTTCTTACGATGAGCTTTGCTACTTTTTATACTGAGGAGCTACCAGCGTTTAACCATGAAGTTTCTCAACAAAACATTTATCTTTTTCCCTATGCGAAAAAAATAGGTACGAGCATTCAATACACACAAGCTGTCAACCAAGTTCAGATCGAGATGGAGTTGTCACGATATCCCAAAAAGGAAGGTATTATCTGGATAAAAGTCTCTCAGCAGGATAGAGATGAAAGCATCCAACGTTTTTTCACTGTTCAGGGAGGGCGCTTTTCGCAAGCTATAGATTTACCATTTGGGGAGGGTCTCTATGAAATAGAAGTTTTTGCTTCCAATTCGACTACCTCCTATTATCCCCTTGCGAAATGGACGATCTCGCATTCTGGGAAACGTGGTCTTCCGATTCAGACAGGCCTAACAGCTATTCGTGAAGGGCTGAGTTGGGAAGTTCCTACTATGAATCAGATGAATGAATCGACATTTCCTATCAAGATAAAGGTTGCGAATCCAACTCTATCTAGCATCTTGCTTCAAGTTCAAAAAGGATCGCAAATAGCGAAACGACTTCTCTACCTGAAAGGTGGCAGTCTCGAATTAGAAGTCCCCTATTTATTTGGAGCGGGAACCTATCAAATTCAGTTGCTCGCACCTACCGAGGCTGATTCAACTCGTTATGAAGAGATGATCCGATTTTCACCTCAGACGACAGCCGATTTTGTGGCCAATCCAATTCAGTTTTATCAACCAGCAGAAGAGATTGGGCTTGATATTTTACAGCCAACAGTAGGAGGGGAGGAGATCGGAGAAAAATTCTTAGTGGATGCGGTGATGCACCGCCCTGTGGATCTCCAGGCAACTCCTTTTCTCGTGTTAGAAGTGAGCAAAGGGAAAGATCGTTCCTATTCTTATCTCCCGATAAGAGAGAAAAAGGTATCTGAGCAGGCAATTTTGCGCTTTGGAGAGGGCAAATATACGATTCGTTTGTTGAAACCTGATTTGCTGATGACACCTACTAATCAACTCCACTTACTTCCACTTGCAGAGTGGATTATAGAAAGTAAGCAAAATCCAGACAAACGAGATCTGCTTCCGCAACAAGGCATAGAATCAGATCATGCCGAGATTATTAAACTAGCTACCATGATTACCAAACATGCAAAATCAAGCCGAGAAAAAGCGTATCGAATCTATGAGTACGTGGCAACTCATATTGCCTATGATATGCAAAAAGCATCTGCTCCCATCTTTGATTGGCGATCATCGGCGATTCAGACTCTTCAAGATCAAAAGGCTACTTGTCAGGGCTATACTTATTTGGCAGTTGCCTTGCTACGAGCTTCTCAGATTTCAGCTAGAGTCGTAGAAGGGACGGTAGTGGGAGTACCACATGCTTGGGGTGAAGTCTGGCTAGACGGGAAATGGGTTCCCTTCGATGCAACATGGGGAGCGGGATATCTCACTCAATCAGGTATTTTTCATGCTGATTATAAAAAAGAGTATTTTGATCCATCGGAGACATCCTTTCGAGACCATCAGAGACTACGAGTAGTTTATTAG
- a CDS encoding RluA family pseudouridine synthase, whose translation MSEAIFTHQVTSDENGKMLQQVLQNKFRFSRKMLRRLKLGNLVTVNGEVRYFSSRVAEDDQIVIQMEPEEAEWIEPEEIPINVIHEDEDLIVLNKQAGLVVHPTKGHPTGTLANGLLWYWQQKGENRKIRPVTRLDKDTSGIMVLAKHAYAHGFLAQQMKKKRYERYYLAVTDGTLPQKEGIIDYPIGLREGMGIQREIISVEEGGDHAITHFRVEEQFAQNTLVRLWLETGRTHQIRVHLLAMGYPIIGDTLYNPNPHPLMNRQALHATNLKLQHPRTGQWVSWSAPLPADYEYLLRELRGNKEGV comes from the coding sequence TTGTCAGAAGCAATATTTACCCATCAAGTAACCTCAGATGAGAATGGTAAGATGTTACAACAGGTCTTGCAGAATAAATTCCGTTTTTCCCGCAAAATGCTTCGTCGTCTCAAGTTAGGGAATCTTGTCACAGTAAATGGAGAAGTTCGTTATTTTTCTTCTCGAGTAGCAGAAGACGATCAGATTGTCATTCAAATGGAACCTGAGGAAGCAGAGTGGATTGAACCAGAAGAAATTCCGATTAATGTGATCCACGAGGATGAAGACTTGATCGTTCTGAATAAACAAGCTGGATTGGTAGTCCATCCAACGAAAGGTCACCCTACTGGTACGCTTGCCAATGGGTTGCTCTGGTATTGGCAACAAAAAGGGGAGAACCGTAAAATCCGACCCGTTACAAGGTTGGATAAAGATACATCCGGTATTATGGTACTTGCCAAACATGCTTATGCTCATGGATTTCTCGCACAACAAATGAAGAAAAAACGTTATGAACGATATTACTTAGCAGTGACAGATGGAACTCTTCCCCAAAAGGAAGGAATCATTGACTATCCGATCGGGCTACGAGAAGGGATGGGGATCCAGCGGGAGATTATTTCCGTTGAAGAGGGTGGAGATCATGCCATAACTCATTTTCGTGTCGAAGAGCAGTTTGCCCAAAATACATTGGTACGTCTGTGGTTAGAGACAGGGCGTACTCATCAGATTCGGGTCCATTTATTGGCAATGGGATATCCCATTATTGGCGATACCCTTTATAATCCGAATCCTCATCCACTAATGAATCGCCAAGCATTACATGCTACGAATCTAAAATTGCAACATCCACGTACAGGTCAGTGGGTTAGTTGGAGCGCACCATTACCAGCAGACTATGAATATTTGTTACGAGAATTACGAGGTAACAAGGAGGGAGTCTAG
- a CDS encoding glycerol-3-phosphate acyltransferase translates to MEFFLLLILVYLVGAIPWEKCLGSSFRRNLILWVLLFDFFSAAIVVLLIWWGFGFFAAHLAAILVVLGQMFSCFCKFRERSAYAVAAGALLILSPVLILAGLLFYLLSLLVTRYIILSNFLATIAVIILSFVLATHVTVWFLIIGLGALLLFRQQKNWRKRWRRRKIF, encoded by the coding sequence GTGGAGTTTTTTCTGTTACTGATCTTGGTCTATCTAGTGGGGGCAATTCCATGGGAGAAGTGTCTTGGCTCTTCTTTTCGCAGAAACTTAATTCTTTGGGTGCTTCTATTCGACTTTTTCTCTGCTGCGATTGTAGTTCTTCTTATATGGTGGGGCTTTGGCTTTTTTGCAGCACATCTTGCGGCGATCTTGGTCGTATTGGGCCAGATGTTTTCGTGTTTTTGCAAATTTCGTGAGCGTAGTGCTTATGCTGTAGCAGCAGGAGCTCTGCTCATCTTAAGTCCCGTACTAATCTTGGCTGGTCTCTTATTTTATCTACTTAGTCTACTGGTGACGAGATATATTATCCTTTCCAACTTTTTAGCTACCATTGCTGTGATTATTCTCTCGTTTGTATTGGCGACTCATGTGACTGTGTGGTTTCTTATTATAGGACTCGGTGCGTTATTGCTATTTCGACAACAAAAAAACTGGCGAAAGCGTTGGAGGAGAAGGAAGATTTTCTAA